In a genomic window of Salvelinus fontinalis isolate EN_2023a chromosome 7, ASM2944872v1, whole genome shotgun sequence:
- the LOC129859694 gene encoding zinc finger BED domain-containing protein 4-like produces MLDKTHERVVMKVKNLVAPVNTPHMAFTTDSWSGTTESLMSLTGRFIDNIWTRKQVVLNVKTMIGSHTGNYVREMFLTMLEYWEIYTERVVLVLRDSGANMVKGMRLAELPDFSCSAHTLQLAINDGLSSQRAVLDILAMLKSCATHFDHSVLAKQRLRAIQEERGLLKHSIIQAVQTRWNSTLHMLQRMFEQRRELKVYAGEYGHISSLSAAQWDIVSNLIETLTPMEEVTLEMSHSDSTAACIIPSVSVLKLMLQQEGSSTQGIKTLRRPCWTV; encoded by the coding sequence ATGCTTGATAAAACACATGAAAGAGTTGTGATGAAAGTGAAGAATCTGGTGGCACCAGTGAACACTCCACACATGGCATTCACAACTGACTCCTGGTCAGGCACTACAGAGTCCCTAATGAGCCTTACTGGACGTTTCATTGACAATATCTGGACAAGAAAGCAGGTTGTGCTGAATGTCAAGACTATGATTGGATCACACACAGGAAACTACGTCAGAGAGATGTTTTTGACCATGTTGGAATACTGGGAAATCTACACAGAACGTGTAGTGCTGGTCCTCAGGGACAGTGGGGCAAACATGGTGAAAGGTATGAGACTGGCGGAGCTTCCAGACTTCAGCTGCAGTGCACACACCCTACAGCTTGCAATCAATGATGGCCTATCCAGTCAGAGAGCTGTGCTAGACATTCTTGCCATGTTGAAGAGCTGTGCAACTCACTTTGACCACTCTGTACTGGCCAAACAGAGGCTGAGGGCCATTCAGGAAGAGCGTGGCCTTCTCAAACACAGCATCATCCAAGCAGTTCAAACTCGCTGGAACTCAACACTACACATGTTGCAGAGGATGTTTGAACAGAGGCGTGAACTGAAAGTGTATGCAGGTGAATACGGACACATCAGCAGTTTGTCTGCTGCACAGTGGGACATTGTCTCTAACCTAATTGAGACTCTGACACCTATGGAGGAGGTGACACTTGAGATGAGCCACTCCGACTCTACAGCCGCATGCATCATCCCCAGTGTGTCGGTGCTGAAGCTGATGCTGCAGCAGGAGGGTTCTTCTACTCAAGGCATCAAAACTTTACGGAGACCATGTTGGACAGTCTGA
- the LOC129860085 gene encoding LOW QUALITY PROTEIN: uncharacterized protein LOC129860085 (The sequence of the model RefSeq protein was modified relative to this genomic sequence to represent the inferred CDS: deleted 1 base in 1 codon) codes for MTLKITIPGKQSGSTFSQLRLFLCFLMYCWVLADPACGYFLKNCTIRGNLSDTSNMKVLCYNRNLEVIPIAIPRKVSNLDLAMNNISKIEKLDFKGLSNLKILNMSRNQISQVDDGALGHLEALQELGLAHNRLTTLSDHLFQGLANLSLLHLDNNLIATISSSSFQLLSSLKTVNLTKNNLYNMKEVQPIVQLPHLHELYIGSNRFTSFQSQEISNTSIELRLLDLSRNPLGIFRITADVLPYLEVLDIAYCGQLGHMEWDVLDRSFLRNVNRLNLSGIEMSFERMGMVLQTVNSSLVHLRLHDLVNSSRLKIKALTDIACRIPTLSVLRLEYNNIGNLSEEFLQSCKHLTEVDISDTGLTQLSDFSFRSIEQLSALKLGHNRLSFVPKATKNLPTLKILDLSFNIINKLGCSDFSNLTELTQLIIFHNQIPNLPGCVFQDLKELRILKMGSNKILTLNDAFMNALHKLEALNLAGNKLSSIRKGEFKSLTSLKTLLLFDNQIASMEDGAFEGLVNLTELKLGSNKITQIGIRNTVLMGLPLLKSLDISCNYITYVNDDKLNPPPFSHLTSLENLRIFSQRHKGLSHLPINFLEGLKSLLSFQAGSLNIKELYPDTFIYTPRLWFLDISKNEFTALTPKLFHPIPRLNSLYLTKARIQSLDFLIGANLSRVTLLQVSKNDITVVNETVLRSLPALTYLDMQDNAFTCGCSDAWFVQWIESDNQTQVVGAGEFTCNYPADLKDTKLLDVELQFCIVRLGLYYYISTTCLVLLTLIASFAYHFLKWQVIYGYYLFLAFLYDTKQRNKHTPHGCQYDAFISYNAHDEPWVLRELLPELEGEQGWKLCLHHRDFQPGKPIIDNIMDGIYGSRKTICVISRRYLESEWCSREIQVASFRLFDEQKDVLILVFLEEIPTHQLSPYHRMRKLVKRRTYLSWPRAGEQPGVFWQQLRLALETKDGPAEENPILSGCRLCDRNYVREMFLTMLEYWEIYTERVVLVLRDSGANMVKGMRLAELPDFSCSAHTLQLAINDGLSSQRAVLDILAMLKSCATHFDHSVLAKQRLRAIQEERGLLKHSIIQAVQTRWNSTLHMLQRMFEQRRELKVYAGEYGHISSLSAAQWDIVSNLIETLTPMEEVTLEMSHSDSTAACIIPSVSVLKLMLQQEGSSTQGIKTLRRPCWTVEITLIQLVCCAQWEASNTMTLKITMPGKQSGSTFSQLRLFLCFLMYCWGLADPACGYFLKNCTIRGNLSDPSDMKVLCYNRNLEVIPIAIPRKVSNLDLAMNNISKIEKLDFKGLSNLKFLNMSRNQISQVDDGALGHLEALQELGLAHNRLTTLSDHLFQGLANLSLLHLDNNLIATISSSSFQLLSSLKTVNLTINNLENMKEVQPIVQLPHLHELYIGSNRFTSFQSQEISNTSIELRLLDLSRNPLGIFRITADVLPYLEVLDIAYCGQLGHMEWDVLDRSFLSNINRLNLSGIEMSFERMGMVLQTVNSSLVHLRLHDLVNGSRLKIIALTDIACRIPTLSVLRLEKNNIGNLSEEFLQSCKHLTEVDISNTGLTQLSDFSFRSIEQLSALKLGHNRLSFVPKATKNLPTLKILDLSFNIINKLGCSDFSNLTELTQLIIFHNQIPNLPGCVFLDLKELRILKMGSNKILTLNDAFMNALHKLEMMDLAGNKLSSIRKGEFKSLTSLKTLLLFDNQISSMEDGAFEGLVNLTELKLGSNKITQIGIRNTVLTGLPLLKSLDISCNYITYVNDDKLNPPPFSHLTSLENLRIFSQRHKGLSHLPINFLEGLKSLLSFQAGSLNIKELYPDTFIYTPRLWFLDISKNEFTALTPKLFHPIPRLNSLYLSKARIQSLDFLIGANLSRVTLLQVSKNDITVVNETVLRSLPALTYLDMQDNAFTCGCSDAWFVQWIESDNQTQVVGAGEFTCNYPADLKDTKLLDVELQFCIVRLGLYYYISTTCLVLLTLIASFAYHFLKWQVIYGYYLFLAFLYDTKQRNKHTPHGCQYDAFISYNAHDEPWVLRELLPELEGEQGWKLCLHHRDFQPGKPIIDNIMDGIYGSRKTICVISRRYLESEWCSREIQVASFRLFDEQKDVLILVFLEEIPSHQLSPYHRMRKLVKRRTYLSWPRAGEHTGVFWQQLRLALETKDGPAEENPILSGVQAL; via the exons ATGACACTCAAGATAACCATACCAGGAAAACAAAGTGGGTCTACATTCTCTCAGCTGAGACTCTTTCTTTGTTTCCTGATGTATTGCTGGGTTCTTGCTGATCCAGCATGTGGGTACTTCCTGAAAAACTGCACAATCCGGGGTAATCTCAGTGACACCTCTAACATGAAAGTACTCTGTTATAACAGAAATCTTGAAGTCATACCTATAGCTATTCCGCGGAAAGTAAGCAATTTAGACTTGGCCATGAATAACATTTCCAAGATCGAAAAGTTGGATTTTAAAGGCCTATCAAACCTCAAAATTCTAAACATGTCCAGAAACCAGATCTCTCAAGTGGACGATGGGGCTCTTGGACACCTAGAGGCTCTTCAGGAACTGGGTTTGGCTCATAACAGACTCACAACCCTGTCAGACCATTTGTTTCAGGGCCTGGCCAACCTCTCCCTGCTACATCTGGACAACAACCTCATTGCAACCATCAGCTCCTCATCCTTTCAACTTCTCTCCAGTTTGAAGACAGTGAATTTAACCAAGAACAACCTTTATAATATGAAGGAAGTTCAGCCAATCGTACAATTACCACACTTACATGAGTTGTACATTGGGAGCAACAGATTCACCTCTTTCCAGTCACAGGAAATATCAAATACGTCTATAGAGCTGAGGCTGTTGGATTTATCCCGGAATCCATTGGGAATCTTCAGGATCACGGCAGATGTTCTTCCTTACCTTGAGGTGTTAGACATCGCCTACTGTGGCCAACTTGGACACATGGAATGGGATGTGCTGGACAGGTCTTTTCTGAGAAACGTCAATCGTCTCAACTTGAGCGGCATTGAGATGTCTTTCGAGAGGATGGGTATGGTGCTGCAGACTGTCAACTCCTCATTAGTCCATCTGAGATTGCATGACCTCGTCAACAGCTCAAGGCTCAAGATCAAGGCTCTCACTGATATTGCCTGCCGTATACCTACACTCAGTGTGCTCCGGCTGGAATATAACAACATAGGTAATCTCTCTGAGGAATTTCTGCAGTCATGTAAACACCTGACAGAAGTGGACATATCAGATACTGGTCTTACTCAGCTGTCTGACTTTTcattcagatcaatagagcaatTAAGTGCTTTGAAACTGGGCCACAATAGGCTTTCTTTCGTGCCAAAGGCCACAAAAAATCTACCGACACTGAAGATCCTGGATCTCAGCTTCAATATCATCAATAAACTAGGCTGCTCAGATTTCTCCAATCTTACAGAACTCACACAACTCATTATTTTCCACAATCAAATCCCCAACCTTCCGGGATGTGTTTTCCAGGATTTGAAAGAATTAAGGATCCTTAAAATGGGATCAAACAAAATCCTGACCTTGAATGATGCCTTCATGAATGCTTTGCACAAACTTGAGGCTTTGAATTTGGCAGGCAATAAACTGAGCTCTATCAGAAAAGGAGAGTTTAAAAGCTTAACATCACTCAAGACTTTACTTTTATTTGACAATCAGATTGCCAGCATGGAAGATGGAGCCTTTGAGGGATTGGTCAACCTTACAGAACTTAAACTGGGCTCAAATAAGATCACTCAAATAGGCATACGAAATACTGTGCTCATGGGACTCCCACTCTTAAAAAGTCTTGATATATCCTGTAATTACATCACATATGTAAATGATGATAAACTAAACCCTCCACCCTTCTCTCATCTGACATCTCTGGAGAACCTCAGGATATTTAGTCAGCGTCACAAGGGACTGTCTCATCTACCGATCAACTTCCTTGAAGGACTGAAATCTTTATTGTCATTCCAGGCAGGGAGTCTTAATATTAAGGAGCTGTACCCAGACACATTCATTTACACACCCCGGTTGTGGTTCCTTGATATCAGTAAGAATGAGTTCACAGCCCTCACTCCAAAGCTGTTTCACCCAATCCCAAGGCTCAACAGCCTGTACCTAACCAAAGCCCGAATTCAGTCCTTAGATTTCCTCATAGGAGCAAACCTCAGTAGAGTCACTTTATTGCAGGTGAGCAAGAACGACATAACAGTAGTCAATGAGACAGTGTTGCGTTCTCTCCCTGCCTTGACATACCTGGACATGCAAGATAATGCTTTCACCTGTGGCTGCAGCGATGCTTGGTTTGTCCAGTGGATAGAGAGCGACAACCAAACACAAGTTGTTGGTGCAGGAGAATTTACTTGCAACTATCCTGCCGATCTAAAGGACACCAAGCTGTTGGATGTTGAGCTTCAGTTCTGTATAGTACGCTTAGGACTTTACTACTACATCTCTACCACTTGTCTGGTCCTCCTCACCCTGATAGCATCCTTTGCCTACCACTTCCTGAAATGGCAGGTAATTTACGGCTATTACCTCTTCCTGGCTTTCCTCTATGACACCAAGCAAAGGAATAAGCACACGCCTCATGGCTGTCAGTACGATGCCTTCATCTCCTACAACGCCCACGATGAGCCCTGGGTCCTGAGGGAGCTTCTGCCAGAGCTggagggagagcagggctggAAGCTGTGTCTCCACCACCGGGACTTCCAGCCAGGCAAACCAATCATAGACAACATTATGGACGGCATCTACGGAAGCCGCAAGACCATCTGTGTGATCAGCCGCCGCTACCTGGAGAGTGAGTGGTGCTCCCGGGAGATCCAGGTGGCCAGCTTCCGGCTCTTTGATGAGCAGAAGGACGTCCTGATTCTGGTGTTCCTGGAGGAGATCCCTACCCACCAGCTGTCACCCTACCACCGGATGAGGAAGCTAGTGAAGAGACGCACATACCTGAGCTGGCCCAGAGCTGGGGAGCAACCCGGGGTCTTCTGGCAGCAACTACGGCTGGCTTTAGAGACCAAGGACGGCCCTGCTGAGGAAAATCCCATCCTCTCTGGT TGCAGGCTCTGTGATA GAAACTACGTCAGAGAGATGTTTTTGACCATGTTGGAATACTGGGAAATCTACACAGAACGTGTAGTGCTGGTCCTCAGGGACAGTGGGGCAAACATGGTGAAAGGTATGAGACTGGCGGAGCTTCCAGACTTCAGCTGCAGTGCACACACCCTACAGCTTGCAATCAATGATGGCCTATCCAGTCAGAGAGCTGTGCTAGACATTCTTGCCATGTTGAAGAGCTGTGCAACTCACTTTGACCACTCTGTACTGGCCAAACAGAGGCTGAGGGCCATTCAGGAAGAGCGTGGCCTTCTCAAACACAGCATCATCCAAGCAGTTCAAACTCGCTGGAACTCAACACTACACATGTTGCAGAGGATGTTTGAACAGAGGCGTGAACTGAAAGTGTATGCAGGTGAATACGGACACATCAGCAGTTTGTCTGCTGCACAGTGGGACATTGTCTCTAACCTAATTGAGACTCTGACACCTATGGAGGAGGTGACACTTGAGATGAGCCACTCCGACTCTACAGCCGCATGCATCATCCCCAGTGTGTCGGTGCTGAAGCTGATGCTGCAGCAGGAGGGTTCTTCTACTCAAGGCATCAAAACTTTACGGAGACCATGTTGGACA GTGGAAATAACGTTGATTCAACTAGTGtgttgtgcccagtgggaagcctCTAACACGATGACACTCAAGATAACCATGCCAGGAAAACAAAGTGGGTCTACATTCTCTCAGCTGAGACTCTTTCTTTGTTTCCTGATGTATTGCTGGGGTCTAGCTGATCCAGCATGTGGGTACTTCCTGAAAAACTGCACAATCCGGGGTAATCTCAGTGACCCCTCTGACATGAAAGTACTCTGTTATAACAGGAATCTTGAAGTCATACCTATAGCTATTCCGCGGAAAGTAAGCAATTTAGACTTGGCCATGAATAACATTTCCAAGATCGAAAAGTTGGATTTTAAAGGCCTATCAAACCTAAAATTTCTAAACATGTCCAGAAACCAGATCTCTCAAGTGGACGATGGGGCTCTTGGACACCTAGAGGCTCTTCAGGAACTGGGTTTGGCTCATAACAGACTCACAACCCTGTCAGACCATTTATTTCAGGGCCTGGCCAACCTCTCCCTGCTACATCTGGACAACAACCTCATTGCAACCATCAGCTCCTCATCCTTTCAGCTTCTCTCCAGTTTGAAGACAGTGAATTTAACCATTAACAACCTTGAGAATATGAAGGAAGTTCAGCCCATCGTACAATTGCCACACTTACATGAGTTGTACATTGGGAGCAACAGATTCACCTCTTTCCAGTCACAGGAAATATCAAATACGTCTATAGAGCTGAGGCTGTTGGATTTATCCCGGAATCCATTGGGAATCTTCAGGATCACGGCAGATGTTCTTCCTTACCTTGAGGTGTTAGACATCGCCTACTGTGGCCAACTTGGACACATGGAATGGGATGTGCTGGACAGGTCTTTTCTGAGCAACATCAATCGTCTCAACTTGAGCGGCATTGAGATGTCTTTCGAGAGGATGGGTATGGTACTGCAGACTGTCAACTCCTCATTAGTCCACCTGAGATTGCATGACCTCGTCAACGGCTCAAGGCTCAAGATCATTGCTCTCACTGATATTGCCTGCCGTATACCTACACTCAGTGTGCTCCGGCTGGAAAAAAACAACATAGGTAATCTCTCTGAGGAATTTCTGCAGTCATGTAAACACCTGACAGAAGTGGACATATCAAATACTGGTCTTACTCAGCTGTCTGACTTTTcattcagatcaatagagcaatTAAGTGCTTTGAAACTGGGCCACAATAGGCTTTCTTTCGTGCCAAAGGCCACAAAAAATCTACCGACACTGAAGATCCTGGATCTCAGCTTCAATATCATCAATAAACTAGGCTGCTCAGATTTCTCCAATCTTACAGAACTCACACAACTCATTATTTTCCACAATCAAATCCCCAACCTTCCGGGATGTGTTTTCCTGGATTTGAAAGAATTAAGGATCCTTAAAATGGGATCAAACAAAATCCTGACCTTGAATGATGCCTTCATGAATGCTTTGCACAAACTTGAGATGATGGATTTGGCAGGCAATAAACTGAGCTCTATCAGAAAAGGAGAGTTTAAAAGCTTAACATCACTCAAGACTTTACTTTTATTTGACAATCAGATTTCCAGCATGGAAGATGGAGCCTTTGAGGGATTGGTCAACCTTACAGAACTTAAACTGGGCTCAAATAAGATCACTCAAATAGGCATACGAAATACTGTGCTCACGGGACTCCCACTCTTAAAAAGTCTTGATATATCCTGTAATTACATCACATATGTAAATGATGATAAACTAAACCCTCCACCCTTCTCTCATCTGACATCTCTGGAGAACCTCAGGATATTTAGTCAGCGTCACAAGGGACTGTCTCATCTACCGATCAACTTCCTTGAAGGACTGAAATCTTTATTGTCATTCCAGGCAGGGAGTCTTAATATTAAGGAGCTGTACCCAGACACATTCATTTACACACCCCGGTTGTGGTTCCTTGATATCAGTAAGAATGAGTTCACAGCCCTCACTCCAAAGCTGTTTCACCCAATCCCAAGGCTCAACAGCCTGTACCTGTCCAAAGCCCGAATTCAGTCCTTAGATTTCCTCATAGGAGCAAACCTCAGTAGAGTCACTTTATTGCAGGTGAGCAAGAACGACATAACAGTAGTCAATGAGACAGTGTTGCGTTCTCTCCCTGCCTTGACATACCTGGACATGCAAGATAATGCTTTCACCTGTGGCTGCAGCGATGCTTGGTTTGTCCAGTGGATAGAGAGCGACAACCAAACACAAGTTGTTGGTGCAGGAGAATTTACTTGCAACTATCCTGCCGATCTAAAGGACACCAAGCTGTTGGATGTTGAGCTTCAGTTCTGTATAGTACGCTTAGGACTTTACTACTACATCTCTACCACTTGTCTGGTCCTCCTCACCCTGATAGCATCCTTTGCCTACCACTTCCTGAAATGGCAGGTAATTTACGGCTATTACCTCTTCCTGGCTTTCCTCTATGACACCAAGCAAAGGAATAAGCACACGCCTCATGGCTGTCAGTACGATGCCTTCATCTCCTACAACGCCCACGATGAGCCCTGGGTCCTGAGGGAGCTTCTGCCAGAGCTggagggagagcagggctggAAGCTGTGTCTCCACCACCGGGACTTCCAGCCAGGCAAACCAATCATAGACAACATTATGGACGGCATCTACGGAAGCCGCAAGACCATCTGTGTGATCAGCCGCCGCTACCTGGAGAGTGAGTGGTGCTCCCGGGAGATCCAGGTGGCCAGCTTCCGGCTCTTTGATGAGCAGAAGGACGTCCTGATTCTGGTGTTCCTGGAGGAGATCCCTTCCCACCAGCTGTCACCCTACCACCGGATGAGGAAGCTAGTGAAGAGACGCACCTACTTGAGTTGGCCCAGAGCTGGGGAGCACACTGGGGTCTTCTGGCAGCAACTACGGCTGGCTTTAGAGACCAAGGACGGCCCTGCTGAGGAAAATCCCATCCTCTCTGGGGTGCAGGCTCTGTGA